One Pectobacterium colocasium DNA segment encodes these proteins:
- the zapB gene encoding septal ring assembly protein ZapB, translating to MSFEVFEKLEAKVQQAIDTITLLQMEIEELKEQNNALSQDVQAAAGSRDALVRENEQLKEEQVVWQERLRALLGKMEEV from the coding sequence ATGTCATTTGAAGTGTTTGAAAAGCTGGAAGCGAAAGTTCAGCAGGCGATTGATACCATCACGCTGTTGCAAATGGAAATTGAAGAGCTGAAAGAGCAGAACAACGCGCTGTCGCAGGATGTTCAGGCGGCAGCGGGTTCACGTGACGCGCTGGTGCGCGAGAACGAACAGTTGAAAGAAGAGCAAGTGGTATGGCAAGAGCGCTTACGCGCGCTGTTAGGCAAAATGGAAGAAGTCTAA
- the rraA gene encoding ribonuclease E activity regulator RraA has product MKYDTSELCDIYHEEVNVVEPLFSNFGGRTSFGGKITTVKCFEDNGLLFDLLEENGLGRVLLVDGGGSVRRALINAEIARLATQNEWEGIVVYGAVRQVDDLAELDIGIQAMAAIPVGASSEGIGESDIRVNFGGVTFFSGDHLYADNTGIILAEDPLDIE; this is encoded by the coding sequence ATGAAATACGATACTTCCGAACTGTGCGATATCTACCACGAAGAGGTGAATGTTGTTGAGCCTCTGTTCTCTAACTTTGGCGGGCGTACTTCATTTGGTGGCAAAATCACCACGGTGAAATGTTTTGAGGATAACGGCCTGCTGTTCGATCTCCTTGAAGAGAACGGCCTGGGGCGCGTGCTTCTGGTCGATGGCGGGGGTTCCGTGCGCCGCGCGTTGATCAACGCGGAAATCGCCCGGTTGGCGACGCAAAACGAATGGGAAGGCATTGTCGTTTATGGCGCGGTGCGTCAGGTCGACGATTTAGCTGAGCTGGATATTGGTATTCAGGCGATGGCCGCGATTCCGGTCGGTGCCAGTAGCGAAGGTATCGGCGAAAGCGATATTCGCGTCAACTTCGGTGGCGTGACCTTCTTCTCCGGTGATCATTTGTATGCCGATAATACTGGCATCATTCTGGCGGAAGACCCGCTGGATATTGAATAA
- a CDS encoding 1,4-dihydroxy-2-naphthoate polyprenyltransferase produces MTLSTHSSKTKAWLDSLRPKTLPLAFASIVTGSAIASWHSSFKPGVALLALLTAGLLQILSNLANDYGDAVKGSDTEDRIGPLRGIQTGAITLVQLRNALIVTVVLTIISGVSLVILACEKPADIFGFLILGLLAIFAAITYTVGNKPYGYIGLGDISVLIFFGWLSVAGSYYLQTGHFDSIVMLPATACGLLATAVLNINNLRDIDNDRISGKNTLAVRLGAEKARFYHTMLLLLAPVCLGLFATFYLHSLAGWLFILALPLLIKQARYVLRETSAFSMRPMLEKTVKGALLTNILFAVGVILS; encoded by the coding sequence ATGACCTTATCAACCCATAGCAGCAAAACCAAAGCCTGGCTGGATAGTCTGCGTCCAAAAACGTTGCCATTAGCTTTCGCGTCCATCGTCACAGGCTCGGCGATTGCGAGCTGGCATAGCAGCTTTAAACCGGGCGTAGCATTACTGGCGTTGTTGACCGCCGGACTGCTGCAAATCCTTTCCAATCTGGCGAACGACTATGGGGATGCGGTAAAAGGCAGCGATACCGAGGATCGTATCGGGCCACTGCGCGGTATCCAGACCGGTGCCATTACGCTGGTGCAACTGCGCAATGCACTGATCGTGACGGTGGTGCTCACCATCATTTCCGGCGTGAGTCTGGTGATTCTGGCGTGTGAAAAGCCCGCAGATATCTTTGGTTTCCTGATTCTGGGACTGCTGGCGATTTTCGCCGCCATCACCTATACCGTCGGTAACAAGCCCTACGGTTACATTGGGCTCGGTGATATCTCGGTGCTGATTTTTTTCGGCTGGCTCAGCGTCGCCGGGTCGTATTATCTGCAAACCGGCCACTTCGACAGCATCGTGATGCTGCCTGCCACGGCCTGCGGTCTGCTGGCTACGGCGGTCCTGAACATCAACAACCTGCGCGATATCGACAACGATCGCATCAGCGGCAAAAACACACTGGCGGTGCGCCTCGGCGCGGAAAAAGCGCGCTTCTACCACACGATGCTGCTGCTGCTGGCGCCGGTTTGTCTTGGTCTGTTTGCCACGTTTTATCTGCACAGTCTGGCGGGCTGGCTCTTTATTCTGGCACTCCCGTTGCTGATTAAGCAGGCGCGCTATGTGCTGCGTGAAACCAGCGCATTCAGCATGCGCCCGATGTTGGAAAAAACGGTGAAAGGCGCGCTGCTGACCAACATTCTGTTCGCCGTGGGTGTGATACTGAGCTAG
- the hslU gene encoding HslU--HslV peptidase ATPase subunit, which produces MSEMTPREIVSELDSYIIGQHKAKRAVSIALRNRWRRMQLDEALRHEVTPKNILMIGPTGVGKTEIARRLAKLANAPFIKVEATKFTEVGYVGKEVDSIIRDLTDSAIKMVRLQSIEKNRFRAEEMAEDRILDVLIPPAKNNWGQAESTPEPSAARQAFRKKLREGQLDDKEIEIDLAAAPVGVEIMAPPGMEEMTNQLQSMFQNLAGQKQKARKIKIKDAFKLLIEEEAAKLVNPEELKQQAIEAVEQHGIVFIDEIDKICKRGESSGPDVSREGVQRDLLPLVEGCTVSTKHGMVKTDHILFIASGAFQVASPSDLIPELQGRLPIRVELQALTTEDFERILTEPSASLTEQYKALMATEGVDISFTADGIRRIAEAAWQVNESTENIGARRLHTVMERLIEDVSYDASEMNGQSVTIDADYVRNHLDELVADEDLSRFIL; this is translated from the coding sequence ATGTCTGAAATGACCCCGCGCGAGATAGTCAGCGAACTCGACAGCTATATCATCGGCCAGCATAAAGCGAAACGTGCCGTTTCCATCGCGCTGCGTAACCGCTGGCGCCGTATGCAGTTGGACGAAGCACTTCGTCATGAAGTGACGCCTAAAAACATTCTCATGATCGGCCCGACCGGCGTCGGTAAAACCGAAATCGCTCGTCGTCTGGCAAAGCTCGCCAATGCGCCGTTCATCAAAGTGGAAGCAACCAAATTCACCGAAGTGGGCTATGTCGGTAAAGAAGTTGACTCCATCATCCGCGATCTGACGGATTCCGCGATCAAAATGGTGCGCCTCCAGTCCATCGAAAAAAACCGTTTCCGTGCGGAAGAGATGGCGGAAGACCGCATTCTGGACGTGCTGATTCCACCAGCGAAGAACAACTGGGGGCAGGCAGAAAGCACACCTGAACCTTCCGCAGCACGCCAGGCATTCCGCAAGAAACTGCGTGAAGGCCAATTGGACGACAAAGAGATCGAGATCGATCTGGCTGCTGCGCCTGTTGGCGTAGAGATCATGGCACCACCGGGCATGGAAGAGATGACCAATCAGCTCCAGTCCATGTTCCAGAATCTGGCAGGCCAAAAGCAGAAAGCCCGCAAGATCAAAATCAAAGACGCCTTCAAACTGCTGATAGAAGAAGAAGCCGCCAAGCTGGTGAACCCGGAAGAGTTGAAGCAGCAGGCGATTGAAGCCGTTGAGCAGCACGGTATCGTGTTCATTGATGAGATCGACAAGATCTGTAAGCGTGGTGAAAGCTCCGGCCCGGATGTGTCCCGTGAAGGCGTTCAGCGCGATCTGCTGCCACTGGTTGAAGGCTGTACCGTGTCCACCAAACACGGCATGGTCAAAACCGACCACATCCTGTTTATCGCCTCCGGCGCGTTCCAGGTTGCCAGCCCGTCCGATCTGATTCCTGAATTGCAGGGACGTCTGCCGATTCGCGTGGAATTGCAGGCGCTGACGACGGAAGATTTCGAGCGCATCCTGACAGAACCTAGCGCCTCGTTGACAGAGCAGTACAAAGCGCTGATGGCGACGGAAGGTGTGGATATTTCGTTCACGGCCGATGGCATCCGCCGTATTGCCGAAGCAGCCTGGCAGGTAAACGAAAGCACCGAGAATATCGGCGCACGCCGTCTGCATACCGTGATGGAGCGTCTGATCGAAGACGTTTCTTACGACGCCAGCGAAATGAACGGCCAAAGCGTTACCATTGACGCAGATTACGTACGTAATCATCTGGATGAATTAGTAGCAGATGAAGATCTGAGTCGATTTATCTTATAA
- the hslV gene encoding ATP-dependent protease subunit HslV, translating into MTTIVSVRRNGQVVIGGDGQATLGNTVMKGNVRKVRRLYHDRVIAGFAGGTADAFTLFELFERKLELHQGHLVKAAVELAKDWRTDRMLRKLEALLAVADENASLIITGNGDVVQPENDLIAIGSGGPYAQAAARALLENTELGARDIVEKSLGIAGDICIYTNQFHTIEELASKA; encoded by the coding sequence GTGACAACAATTGTAAGCGTACGCCGCAACGGCCAGGTGGTCATTGGCGGTGATGGACAAGCCACTCTGGGCAACACCGTGATGAAAGGCAACGTGCGTAAGGTACGTCGCCTCTACCATGACCGCGTCATCGCCGGTTTCGCAGGCGGCACGGCGGATGCCTTCACCCTTTTTGAGCTTTTTGAACGCAAGCTGGAATTGCACCAGGGTCATCTGGTGAAAGCCGCTGTCGAGCTGGCGAAAGACTGGCGTACCGACCGTATGCTACGCAAGCTGGAAGCCCTGTTGGCCGTCGCGGACGAAAATGCCTCGCTGATCATTACTGGTAATGGCGATGTCGTGCAGCCTGAAAACGATCTGATCGCGATTGGTTCCGGCGGTCCTTATGCACAGGCTGCCGCGCGTGCGTTACTGGAAAACACCGAGCTGGGTGCGCGTGATATCGTCGAAAAATCGCTGGGGATTGCGGGCGACATCTGTATCTACACCAACCAGTTCCACACGATAGAAGAATTAGCCTCCAAGGCGTAA
- the ftsN gene encoding cell division protein FtsN, whose product MAQRDYVSRGRSSGTRRKTTNSRKKGKASGASKTMIALAVAVLVTFAGGLYFIAHNKPDESPVLPHQNVGKGNGLPPKPEERWRYIKELENRQLGVTTPTEPSAGGEIQSPVQLTDEQRQLLEQMQSDMRRQPTQLSEVPYNDQTQVPRSQVTIKPPTQPMQQPPVVTTQPTTRAPAVTQTTPAVPRQDIPKQDIARQETPKQEAPKQQPVKQPEAPKVEKTQRWAIQCGSFKTLDPAESVRAQLAFAGIESRITSNGGWNRIMLGPYNNRAAADSMIQRLKSAGASNCIPLASGG is encoded by the coding sequence GTGGCACAAAGAGACTACGTGAGCCGGGGACGTTCATCAGGGACGCGTCGGAAAACGACAAATAGCCGAAAAAAAGGCAAGGCTTCAGGTGCATCAAAAACGATGATCGCCTTGGCTGTTGCCGTTTTGGTCACCTTCGCGGGCGGTCTGTACTTTATCGCCCATAACAAACCCGACGAGTCCCCCGTTCTGCCGCATCAAAACGTGGGTAAAGGTAACGGGCTGCCACCCAAGCCAGAAGAACGCTGGCGCTACATCAAAGAGTTGGAAAATCGTCAGTTGGGCGTCACGACGCCAACGGAGCCTTCCGCGGGGGGCGAGATTCAGTCGCCAGTGCAGTTGACGGATGAACAGCGCCAACTGCTGGAACAGATGCAGTCTGATATGCGTCGCCAGCCAACACAGCTTTCCGAAGTGCCGTATAACGACCAGACGCAGGTTCCGCGCTCTCAGGTGACGATTAAGCCGCCGACACAACCGATGCAGCAGCCACCTGTTGTGACGACGCAGCCCACCACGCGGGCACCGGCGGTCACGCAAACGACGCCAGCGGTTCCAAGACAAGATATTCCAAAACAAGACATTGCAAGACAAGAAACGCCAAAACAGGAAGCGCCGAAGCAACAGCCGGTCAAGCAGCCTGAAGCGCCAAAAGTCGAAAAAACTCAACGTTGGGCGATTCAATGTGGTTCCTTCAAAACTCTGGATCCTGCCGAATCGGTGCGAGCGCAGCTGGCGTTTGCCGGTATCGAAAGTCGCATTACCTCCAACGGTGGCTGGAACCGTATTATGCTGGGGCCTTATAACAATCGTGCTGCCGCAGATAGCATGATCCAACGCCTGAAGAGTGCGGGCGCATCAAACTGTATTCCTCTTGCCAGCGGGGGTTGA
- the cytR gene encoding DNA-binding transcriptional regulator CytR, translating to MKQKKGVTTATMKDVADEAGVSTATVSRTLMNPEKVSATTRRKVEQAVIAVGYSPHALNRNLKRNESRTILTIVPDICDPYFSEIFRGIEETAAEHGYLVLIGDCAHQHQKEKTFVDLIITKQIDGMVLLGSHLPFDAGQEEQRNLPPMVMANEFSPDLALPTVHIDNLTAAFEAVHYLHQAGHQRIACIAGPEHMHLSQYRLQGYIQALRRNGILIDNQYIFRGDFTYETGMHGLIALMQHPQPPSAIFCHSDLMALGVLAQARKMGLDIPRDLSVVGFDDIEQAKYSWPPLTSVAQPRYQIGREAMLLLLEQLQGNTVQSGSRLLSSELVIRDSVAAPNYARNRL from the coding sequence TTGAAGCAGAAGAAAGGCGTCACCACGGCGACGATGAAAGACGTGGCGGATGAGGCGGGCGTTTCCACCGCGACCGTATCCCGAACGTTAATGAACCCAGAAAAAGTCTCTGCGACCACCCGCAGGAAGGTCGAGCAGGCTGTCATCGCCGTTGGCTATTCGCCCCACGCGCTCAACAGGAACCTCAAACGTAACGAATCGCGTACGATCCTGACGATCGTACCGGATATCTGCGATCCTTATTTCTCTGAAATCTTTCGCGGGATCGAGGAAACCGCAGCCGAACACGGCTATCTGGTGTTGATTGGCGACTGTGCCCACCAGCATCAGAAAGAAAAAACCTTCGTCGATCTGATTATTACCAAACAGATCGACGGCATGGTGTTGCTCGGCTCTCATCTGCCATTTGATGCCGGTCAGGAAGAGCAGCGTAATCTGCCGCCGATGGTGATGGCGAATGAGTTCTCACCGGATCTGGCACTGCCCACCGTGCATATCGATAACCTGACCGCCGCCTTTGAAGCCGTACATTATCTGCATCAGGCGGGTCATCAGCGCATCGCCTGCATTGCTGGCCCGGAGCATATGCACCTGAGCCAATATCGCCTACAGGGATATATTCAGGCTCTACGGCGCAACGGGATTCTCATCGACAACCAGTACATCTTTCGGGGCGATTTCACCTATGAAACCGGGATGCACGGCCTGATTGCGCTGATGCAGCACCCGCAGCCGCCCAGCGCGATCTTCTGTCATAGCGATCTCATGGCACTGGGCGTGCTGGCGCAGGCCAGAAAGATGGGGCTGGATATCCCGCGCGACCTTTCCGTCGTCGGTTTCGATGATATTGAACAGGCGAAATACAGCTGGCCGCCGCTGACGTCTGTCGCCCAGCCGCGTTATCAGATCGGACGCGAGGCAATGCTGCTACTCTTAGAGCAGTTGCAAGGTAACACGGTACAAAGCGGTTCCCGTCTGTTGTCCAGTGAACTGGTTATCCGCGATAGCGTCGCCGCGCCGAATTACGCCCGTAACAGGCTTTAA
- the priA gene encoding primosomal protein N' codes for MSVAQVALPVPLARTFDYLLPAGGIAPQVGARVSVSFGNRKAIGIITALNNTSELPLEQLKPVHDVLDEQPLFPPSLWRILLWAVEYYHYPIGEVLFHALPILLRQGKHAHRAPLWQWFATEQGRATPLNTLKRAVKQQQALAALLQSPIYRHQVSEIGLTETALQALRSKGLCELQAAEQTLHDWRQSFSLATDRLRLNTEQATAVGAIRSEDNHFAAWLLAGITGSGKTEVYLSVLENVLAQGKQALVLVPEIGLTPQTIARFRERFNAPVDVLHSALNDSERLAVWLRARSGEAAIVIGTRSALFTPFARLGLIVIDEEHDSSYKQQEGWRYHARDLAVFRAREEDIPIVMGTATPALETLYNVQIGKYRRLNLTKRAGNAALAKQHVIDLKGLPLTAGLSQPLITRIRHHLTNDNQVILFLNRRGFAPVVMCHECGWIAECQRCDHYYTYHQHQKMLRCHHCDSQRPVPQQCPSCGSTHMVPVGLGTEQLEQSLAPLFPDVPITRIDRDTTSRKGALEQQLSQVRQGGARLLIGTQMLAKGHHFPDVTLVALLDVDGSLFSADFRAAERFAQLYTQVAGRAGRAGKAGEVALQTHHPDHPLLQTLLQQGYDAFASQALTERKSVFLPPFTSHILFRADDHDNQQAALFLQQLRNLLEASPLRDESLWLLGPVPALQPKRAGRFRWQLLLQHPSRALLQKLVRTSMALIGTLPQARKVKWMLDVDPTDG; via the coding sequence ATGTCTGTCGCTCAGGTCGCTTTGCCCGTGCCGTTGGCGCGTACATTCGATTATTTGCTGCCCGCTGGAGGTATCGCTCCGCAGGTTGGCGCGCGCGTCAGCGTCTCCTTTGGTAACCGTAAAGCCATCGGCATTATTACCGCACTGAACAACACCAGCGAGCTTCCGCTTGAGCAATTAAAACCCGTACATGATGTGCTGGACGAACAGCCGCTGTTTCCTCCCAGCCTGTGGCGCATTCTGCTGTGGGCCGTTGAGTACTATCACTATCCGATTGGCGAAGTGCTGTTCCATGCATTGCCGATATTACTGCGTCAGGGGAAACACGCACACCGTGCCCCGCTCTGGCAGTGGTTTGCCACCGAACAGGGTCGGGCGACCCCGCTCAACACGCTCAAACGCGCCGTGAAGCAGCAGCAGGCGCTGGCAGCCTTACTTCAGTCGCCGATTTATCGCCATCAGGTGAGCGAAATCGGGCTGACGGAAACGGCGTTGCAGGCACTGCGTAGCAAAGGACTGTGCGAATTGCAGGCCGCAGAGCAAACGCTCCATGACTGGCGTCAAAGCTTTAGTCTGGCGACCGACAGGCTACGTCTAAATACCGAACAGGCTACTGCCGTCGGTGCGATCCGCAGCGAAGATAACCACTTTGCCGCCTGGTTGCTTGCGGGCATCACCGGTTCAGGCAAAACCGAAGTCTATCTCAGCGTGCTGGAAAACGTACTGGCGCAGGGCAAACAGGCGTTGGTGTTAGTCCCGGAAATTGGGCTGACGCCGCAAACCATCGCCCGCTTCCGTGAACGCTTTAACGCGCCGGTGGATGTCCTGCACTCGGCACTCAACGACAGCGAACGCCTTGCCGTCTGGCTACGCGCCCGCAGCGGTGAAGCCGCGATCGTCATCGGGACACGATCGGCACTATTTACCCCCTTTGCCCGTTTGGGGCTAATCGTGATTGATGAAGAACACGACAGCTCCTATAAACAGCAGGAAGGCTGGCGTTATCACGCTCGCGACTTGGCGGTGTTCCGCGCCAGAGAAGAAGACATTCCTATCGTCATGGGAACGGCGACGCCCGCGCTGGAAACGCTGTATAACGTCCAGATCGGCAAGTATCGACGCTTGAATCTGACCAAAAGAGCGGGCAATGCCGCATTGGCCAAACAGCACGTTATCGATCTGAAAGGACTACCGTTGACGGCGGGGTTATCTCAGCCGCTGATTACCCGCATTCGCCACCATCTGACGAACGATAATCAGGTTATCTTGTTTCTTAATCGGCGCGGGTTCGCCCCCGTGGTGATGTGCCACGAGTGCGGCTGGATTGCCGAATGTCAGCGCTGCGATCACTACTATACCTACCACCAGCATCAGAAAATGTTGCGCTGCCACCACTGCGACAGCCAGCGTCCAGTGCCACAACAGTGCCCCAGTTGCGGTTCAACGCATATGGTGCCCGTCGGTCTGGGCACCGAGCAGTTGGAGCAAAGCCTTGCTCCGCTATTTCCTGATGTTCCGATCACCCGCATCGATCGTGATACCACCAGCCGTAAAGGCGCGCTTGAGCAGCAGCTCTCGCAAGTCAGGCAAGGCGGCGCACGTCTTCTCATCGGCACACAGATGTTGGCGAAAGGCCATCACTTCCCAGACGTAACGCTGGTTGCCCTGCTGGACGTGGACGGTTCGCTGTTTTCTGCCGACTTCCGCGCGGCAGAGCGTTTTGCCCAGCTCTATACTCAAGTGGCGGGTCGTGCGGGACGCGCGGGCAAGGCGGGCGAAGTGGCGTTGCAAACTCACCACCCGGATCACCCGCTATTACAAACGCTGCTACAACAGGGTTACGATGCCTTTGCCAGCCAGGCGCTTACCGAACGGAAAAGCGTTTTTCTGCCACCGTTTACCAGCCATATCCTCTTCCGCGCTGACGATCACGATAATCAGCAGGCCGCCTTATTCCTCCAGCAATTGCGTAATTTGCTGGAGGCGAGCCCATTGCGAGATGAATCACTTTGGCTGCTGGGCCCGGTACCCGCTTTACAACCCAAACGCGCGGGGCGCTTCCGCTGGCAGCTTTTACTACAGCACCCTTCCCGAGCGCTATTGCAGAAACTGGTCAGAACCTCGATGGCGTTGATCGGCACGCTGCCGCAAGCACGTAAAGTGAAATGGATGCTGGATGTCGATCCCACGGACGGTTAG
- the rpmE gene encoding 50S ribosomal protein L31, producing MKKGIHPNYSAVTVTCSCGNVIKTHSTVGRDLNLDVCGECHPFYTGKQRDVATGGRVDRFNKRFSVPGTKK from the coding sequence ATGAAAAAAGGTATTCACCCGAATTATTCTGCAGTTACTGTAACTTGCTCTTGCGGTAACGTGATCAAAACCCATTCTACCGTGGGTCGTGACCTGAACCTGGACGTTTGTGGCGAATGCCACCCGTTCTACACCGGTAAACAACGTGATGTTGCAACGGGTGGCCGTGTTGACCGCTTCAACAAGCGTTTCTCCGTACCAGGCACTAAAAAATAA
- a CDS encoding FecCD family ABC transporter permease yields MNPTSSRYAVTVVIALLILVGLMLLNIATGSTTIPLTQVASVLGLSSADVSPMTSRIILELRIPRSLLAALCGAGLAMVGAFLQTATRNDLADPFLFGLSAGASAGAVAVITRFGEQLGGWALPIAAFCGGILSAVAVTVLFLLQQARGAERLIICGLAISFLFGALTNYLVFSGDQRAASSILFWSLGGLGLARWDTLPFAVFSVLLLFGLTALRWRALDALLAGGQTAASMGVNLSHVRVEIFICCAFATSLLVALTGVIGFIGLMIPHLARPLSGVLHKRLLPMTAVLGAILLCGGDWLSRQLLAPQELPIGIITAGLGGVFVLGMLIKRQQGY; encoded by the coding sequence GTGAACCCAACGTCTTCACGTTATGCTGTGACGGTCGTTATCGCGCTACTGATATTGGTTGGGCTGATGCTGTTAAATATTGCGACAGGCAGCACGACGATTCCCCTTACGCAGGTCGCCAGTGTCTTAGGGCTATCATCGGCGGATGTCTCTCCAATGACGTCACGTATCATTCTGGAACTGCGCATTCCCCGCAGCCTGCTGGCGGCGCTGTGCGGCGCGGGGTTAGCGATGGTCGGTGCCTTTTTGCAAACGGCAACCCGTAACGATCTGGCCGATCCTTTTCTGTTCGGCCTGTCTGCCGGCGCTTCGGCGGGGGCGGTCGCCGTCATCACCCGTTTTGGTGAGCAGCTCGGTGGCTGGGCGCTGCCGATAGCGGCCTTCTGCGGCGGTATCTTATCGGCCGTTGCCGTGACGGTGCTATTCCTGCTGCAACAGGCGCGGGGCGCAGAACGCCTGATCATTTGCGGATTGGCGATCTCTTTTCTGTTCGGCGCACTGACGAACTACCTGGTATTTTCCGGCGATCAGCGAGCCGCCAGCTCGATTCTTTTCTGGTCGCTGGGCGGGCTAGGCCTTGCCCGTTGGGACACGCTACCTTTTGCAGTATTCAGCGTTCTGCTGCTATTCGGCCTCACTGCCCTACGCTGGCGTGCGCTCGATGCGCTGCTGGCTGGCGGACAAACCGCAGCCTCAATGGGGGTTAACCTGTCTCACGTACGGGTGGAAATTTTTATCTGCTGCGCGTTCGCCACCTCGCTACTAGTTGCGCTTACCGGCGTGATCGGTTTTATCGGTCTGATGATTCCCCATCTGGCCCGCCCGCTGAGCGGCGTGCTGCACAAGAGGCTTCTGCCAATGACAGCCGTACTGGGCGCGATATTGCTGTGCGGCGGCGACTGGCTCAGCCGGCAGCTACTGGCGCCACAGGAATTGCCCATCGGGATTATTACGGCGGGGTTAGGCGGCGTCTTCGTTCTGGGGATGCTGATAAAACGTCAGCAGGGTTACTGA
- a CDS encoding ABC transporter substrate-binding protein — protein sequence MKITLLSGVLALTSCWAHASGFPVTVDSCGQPLTFTQPPQRGVIHDLNMTEMAFALGLQKNIVGLTGITGWYKAPPDFIKQQGTIPELAAKYPTLENLLAVHPDFFFAGWNYGMKVGGDVTPQALKKYGIQTLVLSESCVFTEQQQQRPRASMELLYGDMLKLGKVFGKQEQAQEHIDDWKQHIAALQTRIGDRPKQTVFLYDSGDDKPFTSGKFAMPTAIIEAAGGRNVMDDMATSWASTSWENVAAREPDFIILLDYQTGNGADALRRFLESHPLMKFTPAVQQHRYLKLQYAELTPGPANIAAVDKLAHALYPDAFK from the coding sequence ATGAAAATAACGCTTCTGTCTGGAGTGCTGGCATTGACGTCGTGCTGGGCGCACGCCTCTGGCTTTCCGGTCACGGTGGATAGCTGTGGGCAACCGCTAACCTTCACCCAACCGCCGCAGCGCGGCGTTATTCATGACCTAAACATGACGGAAATGGCGTTTGCACTTGGGCTGCAAAAAAATATTGTCGGGCTGACGGGGATTACCGGCTGGTATAAAGCGCCCCCAGACTTTATCAAGCAGCAGGGCACGATCCCCGAACTGGCAGCAAAATACCCGACGTTGGAAAACCTGTTGGCCGTACACCCGGATTTCTTCTTTGCCGGGTGGAACTACGGCATGAAAGTCGGTGGCGACGTCACGCCGCAAGCGCTGAAAAAATACGGCATTCAAACGCTGGTACTCAGCGAAAGCTGCGTGTTCACCGAACAACAGCAGCAGCGCCCACGAGCCAGCATGGAGCTGCTTTACGGCGACATGCTGAAACTGGGGAAAGTTTTCGGTAAGCAGGAACAGGCTCAGGAACACATCGACGATTGGAAACAGCACATTGCTGCCCTGCAAACCCGTATTGGCGATCGGCCAAAGCAGACGGTTTTCCTGTATGACTCTGGCGACGATAAACCTTTTACCAGCGGGAAATTCGCCATGCCAACCGCCATCATTGAGGCCGCAGGCGGCAGAAACGTAATGGACGATATGGCAACGAGCTGGGCCTCGACATCGTGGGAAAACGTAGCGGCACGCGAGCCTGATTTCATTATTTTGCTGGATTACCAGACGGGCAACGGCGCGGATGCGTTGAGGCGTTTTCTGGAATCACACCCGCTGATGAAATTTACCCCCGCCGTACAGCAGCATCGCTATCTAAAGCTGCAATATGCGGAGCTCACGCCGGGGCCGGCGAATATCGCGGCCGTCGATAAACTGGCGCACGCACTCTACCCGGATGCCTTTAAGTGA